The sequence ATCGATACCCGGCCCTCAGCCGGCAGGTCGGTTGGCAACCAGCGCTCCAGCGCGGCGGTGTCGGCCTGCAACAGGTCGTCGCCGAGCACGCAGGCGATGCGTGCCTGCGGGTAGCGCGCGGCAAGCAACTCGCGCAGACGCCGGGCAGCGGCCTGCGGATTGGCCGCGCCGCCATTGGTAACGATCGGGATTCGCTGCTCGAGGCAAAGCTTGAGAATCGGCTCGATGAAATCGAACAACCGTGCGGCGTAGCCCTGGGCAGGGTCGGCTCGCTTGCGCAATTGCGCCTCAGCGAGGGTTCGCTCGGCGAGGAGTTCGAGCATCAGGTAGCGTTGGCCCTTGCGTCCGGCCAGGTCCCGGGCGAGCCGCAGCGCGGCATCGGGACGGTCATTGGCAAAGCCGGCGCCGCAGCCGATGTGGATGGTTTTTGTCATGGTGCGCTCCACTGCGGTTTGCCTGCATGGTGGAGCTGGGTCATTCTTCTGTGAATTCGAAAGGTAAGATCAATTGATCCACTATTCTTATAGGTAAACCATGAACGTCTCGTTCCGCCAGTTGCGCGCTTTCGTGCGGGTTGCCGAAAGCGGCAGCTTCACCCGTACCTCCGAGCAGTTGCATCTGTCCCAGCCCGCGTTGAGCTACACCATTCGCAAGCTCGAAGACGCGCTCGGCCTGCAGTTGTTGGCGCGTAACACCCGCATGGTGGAAATGACGCCGGCTGGGCGGCACTTTCTCGCGCAGGCACGGCGGATGCTGCGGGACATGGAGGATGCGGTACGCGATGCGCGCGAGACGCTGGCGTTGACCCGCGGCATCATTCGCCTTGGCGCACTGCCAACCGCCGCGGCGTCGTTCCTGCCGCCTGCCATCGCGGCCTTCTCCGAGCTGCATCCGGGCGTCGAGGTACAGCTGCGCGACGGCCGCGCGGGCGAGATTCTCGCCTGGGTGAACAGCGGTGAGGTCGAGGCCGGCATCAGCTCCTCGCCCGCCGAGGGGTCAGGCCTGAACTTCGAACCGCTGCTTGACGATAACCTGGTATTGCTGGTTCGCGACGATGCTGCGCGGGGTACGCAATGGCGGCACCTTCCCTATATCGCCCTCACGCCGGACACCAGCATTCGACCGCTCGCCGACGCCGCGCTACGTCATCTGGGCATGCAGCCAACGCCCGTCTGGGAGGTGGCCCATATGAGTTCTGTCGTGGCTCTGGTGCGCGAGGGGCTGGGGTTTTCGCTGCTCCCCGCCAGCTGCGCGTCGGTTTTCAATATCGAACGATGCAGCACGGTCCCGATCGAGCAACCGGCACGGCGCTCGATCGGCCTGCTGGAAACCCGCCCAGTATCCCGCTCGCCATCGTTGGCGGCTTTCATGGCGCTGCTACGCGAGCGGTTGGCGTCAGGCGGTTGAGCCAATCGCCGGGTTGTGCGAATGCGCGATGGACGGCAGATCGTGTCCGAACGTCTTTTCCAGAACGGCTGATCCGGTCGTGCAGCATCTTGCGGCGTATGCTCTGCATTCCATGGGCTGACGAGCAATCCAGATGATCGACTTCAACAACAAGGGCTTCTTCAAACTGAAGCAGAACGATGAATACGCGGAGCGGGTCAGGTCGCTTCTGCTGGACGGCGAGCAGGTCATCGACGCGTACAAGTCGATGCGCGACGGCGTGGTGTTCACGAACAAGCGAATCATCGCGGTCAACGTGCAAGGTATCACCGGAAGCAAAAAGGACTTCACCTCCCTGCCCTACAAGAACATCGTCGCCTATTCGGTGGAAACGTCCGGAACCTTCGACCTGGACTCGGAGCTGGAGATCTACTTCTCATCGCTGGGCAAAGTCAGGTTCGAGTTCACCGGCAAGGCTTCGGTCGTCGAGATATCCAGGCACATCTCCCGACACTTGCTCTGAGGCGATCCGGGCTGGGGCCGGTCACGCTTGGGCGAGCGGCCTGTACCGGGTCGTAACACCTGTGGCTGCCCGGATCGGATCAGCCGGCTTACGCGTCCTGCTCGAGCGCCTCGGCGCCCGCGCAAGCGACCTGAGCGGCCTCGCTCCGGTGAACCCCATGAACCGCTACCGCGCCGATGCACCGCTGCTCGACATAGATGGGGATCGCATCAGCGGGGAACCGACGTTGCCGACCCAGCATCGATGACGCCTCGTCGAACAGGCCGCATTGCTCGGCGGCGGTAACCTGCTGAGCCTTTCGGATGGCGCATCGGGCGCTGTCGGGCGGGCTGCCATCGAGCTTCACCAGGCCAAGCGGCTCACCTGTGGTATCGACCACCGCGATGGAAACCGCCCAACCGTTACGCTCGGCCTCGACGCGCGCCGCGCGCAGCGCCGCTTCGGTCCTTTGCGCGCCAAGCCTGAAACGGTCCTGCGATGGCGGAGGACCCACATAGATGGCGGCCTCCACATCCCACAGCCCAGACAACAGTCCGCGTCCCATAAGCCCTCCGATTACCGGTTGCTCTATTTCTTGTTATTGACCAGGCACTGCCGGGTGACATCCTCGATCCGCGTCAGCCCCAGCAGCGCCATGTCACGCTGCAACTCGGCGCCCAGCAGGTCGATCGCATGCGATACGCCCGCTTCGCCCGCGTACGCCGCGGCATAGTTGAACGGTCGCCCGATGAAGACCATCCGCGCGCCCAGCGCCAGGGCTTTGAGTACGTCGGTGCCACGCCTGAAACCGCTGTCGACCATCACCGGCAGCTCGCTGACAGCCTCGACCACGTCAGGTAAGGCCTCCAGCGCCGAAAGGGTGCCGTCGAGCTGACGTCCGCCATGGTTGGAGACGATCAGCGCATCCGCCCCCGCATCGCGAGACCGACGCGCGTCATCCGGATGCAGCACACCCTTGATCACCAGCTTGCCCGGCCACAGCCGCCGGACCAGTTCGAGATAGCGCCAATTGAGGTGGCTGCGACCCGAGAAATCCCGCTTCACGTTACCGGACAGGATCGCGACGCCGCGCGTGGCATAGTTGTTCTCGAAGTGCGGCATGCCGTGATTGATCAACGTGCGCAGGAAGGTGCCGAACAACCAGCGCGGCCGTATCAGCCCGTCGTAGGCCAGGCGCAGGCTGGGGCGCAGCGGTGAGCTGAAGCCCGAGCGCGTGTTGTTGTCGCTGTTGGGCGGCACCGGGTAATCGACGGTGATCACCAGTTTGTCGAAGCCTGCGCTGCGCACGCGCTCGATCAGCGCCTCGATGCCGGATTCATCGCCAGGCAGGTAGGCCTGAAACCAATCCGTCTTGCCATTATTGAGCACGTCTTCCATGCGGATCAGCGAGCTGCCGCTGAGGATCATCGGAATGCCGGCCTTGGCTGCTGCCTGCGCCTGCACCAGATCCCCTCGGTAGGCCGACAGGGCGCTGATACCCATCGGCGCGATGCCGATCGGCAAGGCGTAGCGTTGGCCGAGCAGCTCGGTTTCCAGCGAGATGTTCGAGACATCGACCAGGGCCCGAGGCAGGAAGGCGTACGCCTCGAACGCGCTGCGATTGGCCCGGCCGGTGTGTCCGTCTTCGGCGACGTTGGCGATGTAGCCGTAGAGGGGGCGTGGCAGATGGCGTTTCGCAACGCGGTCGAGGTCGTGCAGGTTCAGGATCGACGCCAGGCGTCGCGAATGATTACTGGGCATCGACGGGTCGTTCCTGCTGTGTTTGGCCGAATCCGCTCGGGCGGGCCTGCGGATTGACCAGATCCCGCGGACGCTCGCTATGCAAGGCCTGACAGATATTCTCCACCGCGCACGCGGCCATCGCTTCGCGCGTTTCATGGGTGGCCGAGCCGATATGCGGCAGGGTGACCACGTTGTCCATGCGCAGCAGCGGTGACGCCTGCAACGGCTCACGCTCGAAGACGTCCAGTCCCGCACCGGCGATCAATCCCTCGTCCAGTGCTCGGATCAGCCCGGCCTCGTCGACCACCCGGCCGCGCGCGATGTTGATCACGAAGGCCGAGCGCTTCATCGCACGACACTGTTCGTAGCCGAGCAGGTGTTCGGTCTGCTCGGTCAGCGGCACGGTAAGGCAGACGAAATCCGACTCCGCCAGCAATTGCTCGAACGTACGGCGCTGTATCCCCCACTGCGCCTCCAGCTCGGGTTTGGGCGACGCGTTGCTGTACAGCAGCCGCATGTTGAAGCCCAGCGCGCGACGAGCGATGGCCTGGCCGATGCGCCCGAGGCCGACCAGCCCAAGCGTCTTGCCATGCACATCGTGACCGAAGTGAGGCTCGCCGACGTGCTGGGTCCAGCGCCCCTCGCGCACCATGTTGGCCAGCTCGACCATGCGCCGCGCGCTGGCCATGATCAACATGAATCCGGTGTCCGCGGTTGTCTCGGTAAGCACGTCCGGGGTGTTGGTCAACACGATGCCGCGGCGACTCAGCTCGGCGACCGGCAGGTTGTCGTAGCCCACCGAGATGGTCGCGATGGCTTCCAGCGCCGGCGCCTGGTCGAGCACCTCCGTGGTGACCTGCAACTTGCCGCCGATCAGGCCATGAGCCTCGCGCAGGGCGGCGGCGACCGCCTCGGGCTGACGCTCGGGCTCCTCGAAATAGTCCACCTCGAAGTGTTCACGCAAGCGCTGCAGGTGCGATTCCTTCAGCCGCCGCAGGGCGACGATTCGTTTCTTGTGCATCGGTAACTCCATGGTCAGCTGTGCTTGAGGCCCGGCATGTCGAAGTGAGCATCGTCGAGCAGCGCGAAAAGCTCAGCGCGCTGTTGCTCGTCGAGTTCCACCAGCGGAGGCCGTAGCCGTGCCCAGTGTTCCTCATCGCTGCATCGCGCGGTAGCCGCCTTGAGCGCCGCGATCACCGGGAAGCGCTCGAAGATCTTGCGCGTGCGGACCAGGGCAGCCTGCTGCTCGTCAGCGTCACCGGCCTGCCAGTTCCTGGCGAGCTGCGCGATGGGGCCAGGATTGACGTTGGCCGTGGCGCTGATGCAGCCGGCGCCTCCGGCACGCAGCGTCTGCAGCAGAAAGGCTTCGCTGCCGGCGTAGACCTCGAAGCCGTCCTGGCCGAAGTGCTCGATCACCGCCTGGGTATTGGACCAGTCGCCGGAGCTGTCCTTGAGTCCGACCACCTGCTTCGGATAGGCCTTGAGCAGCCGCTCGATCAAGCCCAGCGAGAGCGGCACCTGCGAAACCGGCGGGATGTGGTAGAGGTAAATGCGCAGCCGATCGTCGCCGACCCGCTCGATCACCTCGCTGAAGTAGCGGAACAGGCCCTCGTCGGACACGCCCTTGTAGTAGAACGGCGGCAGCATCAGCACGCCCTGCACACCTTTGGCGACTGCGTGACGGGTTTGCGCCACGGTATCGGGCAGCGCGCTGCTACCCGTACCGGGCATCAGCCGTGCAGCCGGAACGCCCGCCTCGATGAGTGCATCGAGCAATTGTTGCTTTTCTTGCACGGCGAGCGAATTGGCTTCCGAGTTGGTGCCAAACACGGCCAGCCCGACGCCCTTGTCCAGCAGCCAGCGGCAATGCGCCACGAAGCGTCCGGTGTCCGGCGTGAGGTCCGCAGCAAACGGCGTGATGACCGGCGACCATACGCGCCCCTTCTCATGACTCATGGCTCAATCCTCTTCTTGTCGTTATCCCGGCAGCCCCCAGCGGCTGCCAGCGCAGGGCTTCAGGCGAGGCGCGCACGGCGCCGCAGTGGCGCGAGCATCCAGCGGAACAGGGGTGTCGCCTGCAGCACCGAGAACACCGCGATGCACAGCAGGACCACGGCGATCGGGCTGGACAGGAAGATCCGGTAATCGCCATTGCCGATCAGCATCGACTGATGGAAGCCGTTCTCCATCACCGGGCCGAGGATCAGGCCGATGACCATCGGCGCCGGCGACACACCGGCCTTGGCCAGCCAGTAGCCGAACAGGCCGAAGCCCAGCATCAGGCCCACCTCGAACAGGCTGTTGTTGATCGCGTAGGCGCCGACGATGCACAGCGCGATGATCGCGCAGGCGATGAAGCCGTCCGGAATGCGGGTCACGGCGACGCTGGCCTTGGTGAACATCAGGCCGACGGCAAGCAGGCCGATGTTGGCGAAGATCACCGCCCAGATCAGCGTGTAGGTCACGTCGCCATAGTCGGTCAGCAGGTTCGGCCCCGGCAGGATGCCCTGCACCATCAGCGCACCGAGCAGGATCGCGGTTGCCGAGCTGCCCGGAATGCCGAGTGCGATGGTGGGGATCAACGCGCCGCCGACCACCGCATTGTTCGCCGCCTCGGGTGCAGCGACCCCGGCCGGATCGCCGTCGCCAAAACGACTCTTGTCCTTGGCAAAGCGTTTTGCCTCGTTATAGGCGAACCAGCTGGCGGTATCGCCGCCCGTCCCTGGAATCAACCCCACCACCACGCCGATGCCACTGGACCGCAGAATGTTGGGCATCAGCGCTTTCAGCTCGGAAAACTTTGGGATCAACCGGTCGGTGATGCGGCTGGCGATCTTGGCGGCGCCATGGGAGTTCTCGATCAGCGACAGCGCCTGGGGGATGGAAAACAGTCCGATCAACGCCACCGTGAAACTGATGCCCGAGAACAGATTGATATTGCCGAAGGCCATGCGCGGCGTGCCGGTGGTCAAGTCCATCCCCACGGTACTGACCAGCAATCCGATGGCGCCGGAGAACAGCCCGTTGACCACCGAGCCCTGGGCCAGCGAACCGATGATGGTGATGCCGAGCACGGCGATGGCGAACAGCTCGATCGGCCCGAATTCGACGACGATGCTGCCCAGCAGGGGTGCGGCCAACAGCAAGGCAAGGCCGCTGATGGTTCCACCGATGAAGGAGGCGAACAGTGAAATGCCCAGCGCCTTGCCTGCCTGACCCTGCTGCGACATCGGGTAGCCGTCGAGCACCGTCGCCGCCGCCGAGGGCGTGCCCGGCGTACGCAGCAGGATCGCAGCGATAGAACCTCCATACGAAGCACCGACGTAGAGCGAGGCGAGCATGCTCAGGCCGGTCGCGGTGTCCATGCTGAAGGTCAGCGGCAACAGCAGGGCCAGCGCCATGGTGGCGGATAGACCCGGCATGGCGCCGACGAACAGCCCCAGAAGCGTGCCGCCAAGAATGGCGGCGACATTGGACAGGGTCAGCACATTCGCCAACCCGATCATGACGATCGAACTTTCCACGGAAAAAGCCTCGTCGAGAGTAGATAAAGGCGATCAGCCGATCGCCGGTGGTAGCAGCGGTACGGGAAGCCCCAGAAATTGCACGAACACCAGGCAGACCACGGCCACCAGAACCACCGTGCCGATCACGGCGAAACGCACCGAGACCGTACGGATCAGCAGCAGCGCCACGGCCATGAACAGCACGGTCGACAACAGGTAACCCAGCGTGCCGATGAGCGCGACGTAGGCAATCGCCAGCGCGAACACCGCAGCGGTCACCGCATAGCGCGCCGGGGCGGGCGCCTCTTCGCTGGCAGCGGGCGGCTCGGCGCCGGAGCGGTTCGCTGCGCGCCAGCGCAGCAGCTCCGAACACACCATTGCCAGCGAGAGCAGCGCCACCGTTACCGAGTAGATCAGCGGCATCTGCGCGGCGGCCTCCGGATAACCCTGCGCGTTGATGAAGAACACCACGGCCACGGCGATGCCGAAGAGCCCGAGTAGCAACCTGTTTCTGTTCATCGGCGCCTCCCCTCGTTACGTTCGGCAGATCGCATCACTGCTGCTGGCCGCCCACTTCCTTCCAGATGCCCTGGAATTCCGTCTCCATCTGCTCGAACATCTGGCCGTACTCATCGCCGGTGACGATGTCGATGTTCAGGGCGCGCTTCTTCGCATCCTCCAGGAAGGCCTGGTCGTCCTTCAGCGCCTCGAACGCGGCGATCAGCTGCTGACGCGCCTCGGCGGGAATGCCAGCCGGCGCGCTGTAGCCACGCGAGGAACCAGCGACCACGTCTACGCCCTTCTCCTTCAAGGTCGGCACGTCCGGCAGGCTGTCGACGCGCTCATCGGCGAACACCGCCAACGCCTTGAGGTTGCCGCTCTTGACCTGGCTATAAACGGTGCCGACGTTGTTGAAACTGACATCGATCTTGTTGCCCATGGCGGCCGTGGCGGACGGGCCGTCGCCCTGGAACGGCACCTTTTTGAAGGACAGCCCCGTCGCCTTCTCGATCAGCAGGGTGGTGAAGAAGTCGTCGCCCCCCATCCCCGAATTGCCGACGGTGATCCGACCTGGCTTTTCCTTGGCCGCGGCGAGCAGGTCTTCGATGCTGTTGTAAGGGCTGTCCTTGGCGACCACGGCGATGCCCGGGTCGGTCACCACGTTGGCGATCGGTGTCAGGTCCTTGATGTTGTAGGTGATCGCGTCGTTCATGATGTAGTTGGTCATCAACATCGGGGTGTTGGTGATGCTGATGACCGAACCGTCCTTCTTCGATTGCCGCGCCAGGCGCGTCCAGGCGATCGCGCCGGTGGCGCCCGGGATGTACTCGTTGACGAAGTTCACGCCCAGGTTCTTGCTCAGATAGGGCTGCACCAGCTGCGCCAGCACATCGCTGCCGCCGCCAGGCTTGAAGCCCTGCAGTACGGCGACATCGTCGCCAGCGACGTATTCGGCCTGAGCGGCGAAGGGGACGGAAAATGCCGTTACGGCGGTGAGAACGGCGGCGGACAGTTTCAAGTTGATCTTCATTTCGCTAACTCCACGTTTCTTGTTGGATTTATGGTGTCTGGCTACCGGGCCCAGACGTGGTCAGGGGCGACGACCGAGCGCCGCCGCCCCTACAGCGGTCATGCTTTTCGCTCCTCAGCGGTTGTAGTCGAGGGTCATCCAGGGCTGGCTGCCGCCAATGCTGTAGCGCGTGACGGCCTGTTCGTCGAAGTCGAAGCCGAGCCCCGGGGTCTGGTGCAGCTTGATGTAGCCGTTTTCCTGCTCAAGCTGACGGTCGATCAGCCGGCGGAAGTTAAGGACCTGGTCATCCCAGAAGAACTCCACGTAACGGGCGTTCGGCGTTGCCGCGACCAGCGGCGCGTGCACGTCATGGAACCAGTGGGGGTACATCGGCACGCCATAACCGGCCGCCATCGCCGCGATGCGGCGCCACTCGGTGATACCACCGCACACCAGCGCGTCGGTCTGCAGGATGGCCGCACCGCCCTTGTCGAGCAGCTCCTTGTGTCGCCAGCGGCCCACTTCGACCTCGCCCGTGGCGACCGGAATCGGAGTGGCCCGAGCCAGCCGCGCGTGGCTGTCGATGTCGTCGACCAGGAACGGCTCCTCAATGAAACTCGGCTCGTAGCGCTCGAAGCGGCGCACGTACTGCAGCGCCTCGGTCACATCGCTCCAGGCGTTGTTGGCATCGAGCATCAACTCGATATCCGGCCCTACGGCCTCCCGCGCGGCGGCTACACGGGCCTGCTCCTCCTTCGGAGACAGACGTCCGGTCTTCATTTTCACGGCCTTGAAGCCGAGCGAGACGTAGTGCGCCATCTCCTCGCCGAGCCGCTCGGGCGTCTTGCCATCGAGGTAGTAGCCGCCGCTGGCGTAGGCCAGTACCCGGTCCGCGCTGGCCGCGCCGAGATAGCGATGCAGCGGCAGGCCGGCGCTCCGAGCGTTGAGGTCCCAGAGCGCGGTGTCGAGGATGCTGATGGCCCGCATGACAACCCCGGCGCGCCCTTGCAACAGGGCCTCCTGATACATCGCCTTCCAGAGCGCCTCGACATCCAGCGAGTCACGACCCAGCAATACCGGTGCCAGCAACTTTTCAACGGCCACCGGCAGCAACTCGCCACCTGCGCTGCCGACGTAGCAGAACCCGATGCCGCTCACACCGTTCTCGCCGGTCACCTTGACCAGGCCGTAGTCGCGGGCATGCACCGTGCGGTTGGAAAACGACGTGACCTGGTCCAGCGGCACGCGAGCAGCGCATACGGAGATGGAACTGATTATTGCCATTGTTTTTTCGTCCTGATCTCGCTCGAATTGTCGTATGTAAGCGCTTTCATTTCTGTCCTGACAGGCCTCTGGATCGGGCCATTCGGCATATCGAGACGGCGTGAAAGCAGCCATGTAATCGCTTACATTCCAAAAATAATGCGATGTAAGCGTTTACAAAAACCTAGTTTCGGTTTTTCCTAATGTCAAACACCAATCGCTAAGCGGCCATTCAAAAAGGACACGGAAATGGGTGACTCGCCTTTCTCGGCTCTGCTGTCGCGCGCCAGCCTGCAGGACGTCGCGCGGCTGGCAGGCGTGTCGACGGCAACGGTTTCTCGGGTCATCAATGGCAGCGCCACCGTCAGCGATGACAAACGCCACGCGGTCCAGCGGGCGTGCGATGAGCTCGGCTACGTGCTCAACGCCGCCGCGCGGACCCTGGCGTCACGCCGCAGCATGACCATCGGAGCGGTCGTTCCGACGCTGGCCACCGAAACCTTCTCGCGCACGCTCGCGGCCTTCCAGCAACGGGTTCACGAAGCCGGTTACACCCTGCTGGTCGCCAGTTTCGGGTTCGATGCGCAAGTGGAACTGAAGGAGGTCCAGACCATGCTGGAGCATGGCGTGGATGCGCTGATGGTGGTCGGTCGCACGCACGATCCGAAGATGTGGGACCTCATCGAACGCAAGCGCATCCCCTGCGTGCAGGCCTGGGCGCAAGACCCTCATCGCCCGAGCGTCGGCTTTGACAACGTCGCGGTCGCGCGGCAGATGGTCGAGCACCTGTTGTCCCTGGGACACCGCAAATTCGCCATGATCGTGGGCGAGCCCTCCTTCAACGACCGTGTCGGCGACCGGATCGCAGGCACCGGCGCGCGGCTGGCCGAAGAAGGCCTGGCGATCCCCGCCCACTGGCACATGGAGACGGACCTGACGCTTGAAGGCGCGATTGTCGCCATGCAGCGGCTGTTGCGCGGCCCGACGCGCCCCACCGCGGTCATCTGTGCCAACGACCTGCTCGCCTTCGGCGCCCTGCTCGCCGCGAAGAACCTCGGCGTGCGGGTGCCCGAAGAGGTTTCCATCGTCGGCTTCAACGACTTCGACTACGCCAGGTACATGTCCCCGCCGCTGACAACGATTCGCGTGGACCTCGCGCAGATAGGCGATTTCGCCGGGGCCTACCTGCTCGAAGCCCTGGCGGGCAAGCGGCCGGTCGGCCTGATAGAAACGACCACGGAGTTGCTGGTGCGAGGGAGTTCCGGCCAGGCACCAAGCGGCCCGGAGTGAGCCGTCCACCGCCTATTCACCCTGGAGCCGATTGCCACGGCATCGTTCCAACCATCGAGAGGAAACGCCCATGAACAAGAACAATGGCAACTCGGTAGACAACGTGGCGCAGGGGATGCGCAAGGGCCTGACCAACTATGGCGACGCGGAATTCTCGCTGTTTCTGCGCAAAGCCTTCATCAAGGGGGCCGGTTATTCCGACGACGCCCTGTCGCGCCCGATCGTCGGCATCACTAACACAGGCAGCGGCTTCAACCCGTGCCATGGCAACGCACCGCAGCTGATCGAAGCCGTCAAGCGCGGGGTGATGCTGGCCGGCGGGTTGCCGGTGGATTTCCCCACCATCTCGATCCATGAGAGCTTCGCCCACCCCAACAGCATGTTCCTGCGCAACCTCATGTCCATGGACACCGAGGAAATGATCCGCGCCTTGCCGATGGACGCCGTCGTACTGATCGGCGGCTGCGACAAGACCGTCCCAGCCCAGTTGATGGGTGCCGCCAGCGCCGGCGTGCCGGCCATCCAGCTGGTCAGCGGCTCGATGCTCACCGGCTCGCACCGGGGCGTGCGCGTCGGTGCCTGTACCGACTGCCGGCGCTTCTGGGGCATGTATCGCGGCGACGAAATCGACCAGCAGGAAATCACCGAGGTCAACGACCAACTGGTCGCCAGCGTCGGTACCTGCTCGGTCATGGGCACCGCCAGCACCATGGCCTGCGTCACCGAAGCACTTGGCATGATGCTGCCTGGCGGAGCCACGCCACCGGCGGTCACCGCCGACCGTATCCGCATCGCCGAGCGCACCGGCACCCAGGCGGTGGCGATGATCCAGGCGGGATTGACGCCTGACCGCATTCTTACCCGGAAGGCCTTCGAGAATGCCCTGATGGTGCTGCTGGCCATCGGCGGTTCGACCAATGGCATCGTTCACCTGGCCGCGATTGCCGGCCGTTGCGGCATCCGCATCGACATGGACCAGGTCGACGCACTCGGCCGCAACATTCCGGTGCTGGTCAATCTCAAGCCATCCGGCACGCATTATATGGAAGACCTGCACAAGGCCGGTGGGCTGGCGCCCGTATTGCGCGAGCTGCGGCCGTTCCTGCACCTCGACGCGCTGACGGTCACCGGGCGCACGCTGGGCGAGGAACTCGACCAGCTCGCGGCCTTCGCACAGGACGTCGTACGGCCGCTGGACAACCCGATCTACCCGCAGGGCGGCATCGCCTTCCTGCGCGGCAACCTTGCGCCGGACGGGGCGATCATCAAGCAGTCGGCCGCCAGTCCCGAGTTGATGGAACATGAAGGTCGCGTGGTGGTGTTCGATGGCCTGGAAGACCTCGCCCAGCGCATCGATGACCCCGCGCTCGACGTCGAGGCGCACGACATCCTGGTCCTCAAGAACATCGGCCCGAAAGGCGCACCCGGCATGCCCGAAGCTGGCTACATCCCGATCCCTCGCAAGCTGGCGCGCGCCGGCGTGAAGGATATGGTGCGCATCTCCGATGGCCGCATGAGCGGCACGGCGGGCGGCACCATCATCCTGCACGTTACCCCCGAGGCAGCCGTGGGCGGGCCGCTGGCGCTGATCGAGAGCGGCGATCGCCTGCGCCTGAGCGTAAGCGAGCGCCGCCTCGAACTGCTGGTGAGCGACGAGGAACTGGCACGTCGGCGCGATGCCGTCGAGCTGCCCGAACGGCGCGAAGGCGACGAGCGCGGCTATCGCAAGCTGTTTCTCGAGACCGTGACGCAAGCCGATCAGGGCTGCGATTTCGATTTTTTGCGCAGCCTGGACGAATCCGGCAGCGTGCCGCTGCGCAAGTGACCCGGCAGCCCTGGCGCTGCCCTCAACGACCCCAACCTGGAGCCTGAACGTGCACTCGACAGACCCAAACGATTACCTCTTCACCCCCGCCATCGCCAGCCTCGCCGTGGTCGGTAGCCGTCAGCGCTATCCGGTCCGTCGTGTCTATTGCGTCGGACGCAACTATGCCGAA is a genomic window of Stutzerimonas stutzeri containing:
- a CDS encoding mandelate racemase/muconate lactonizing enzyme family protein — translated: MAIISSISVCAARVPLDQVTSFSNRTVHARDYGLVKVTGENGVSGIGFCYVGSAGGELLPVAVEKLLAPVLLGRDSLDVEALWKAMYQEALLQGRAGVVMRAISILDTALWDLNARSAGLPLHRYLGAASADRVLAYASGGYYLDGKTPERLGEEMAHYVSLGFKAVKMKTGRLSPKEEQARVAAAREAVGPDIELMLDANNAWSDVTEALQYVRRFERYEPSFIEEPFLVDDIDSHARLARATPIPVATGEVEVGRWRHKELLDKGGAAILQTDALVCGGITEWRRIAAMAAGYGVPMYPHWFHDVHAPLVAATPNARYVEFFWDDQVLNFRRLIDRQLEQENGYIKLHQTPGLGFDFDEQAVTRYSIGGSQPWMTLDYNR
- a CDS encoding LacI family DNA-binding transcriptional regulator codes for the protein MGDSPFSALLSRASLQDVARLAGVSTATVSRVINGSATVSDDKRHAVQRACDELGYVLNAAARTLASRRSMTIGAVVPTLATETFSRTLAAFQQRVHEAGYTLLVASFGFDAQVELKEVQTMLEHGVDALMVVGRTHDPKMWDLIERKRIPCVQAWAQDPHRPSVGFDNVAVARQMVEHLLSLGHRKFAMIVGEPSFNDRVGDRIAGTGARLAEEGLAIPAHWHMETDLTLEGAIVAMQRLLRGPTRPTAVICANDLLAFGALLAAKNLGVRVPEEVSIVGFNDFDYARYMSPPLTTIRVDLAQIGDFAGAYLLEALAGKRPVGLIETTTELLVRGSSGQAPSGPE
- a CDS encoding IlvD/Edd family dehydratase; amino-acid sequence: MRKGLTNYGDAEFSLFLRKAFIKGAGYSDDALSRPIVGITNTGSGFNPCHGNAPQLIEAVKRGVMLAGGLPVDFPTISIHESFAHPNSMFLRNLMSMDTEEMIRALPMDAVVLIGGCDKTVPAQLMGAASAGVPAIQLVSGSMLTGSHRGVRVGACTDCRRFWGMYRGDEIDQQEITEVNDQLVASVGTCSVMGTASTMACVTEALGMMLPGGATPPAVTADRIRIAERTGTQAVAMIQAGLTPDRILTRKAFENALMVLLAIGGSTNGIVHLAAIAGRCGIRIDMDQVDALGRNIPVLVNLKPSGTHYMEDLHKAGGLAPVLRELRPFLHLDALTVTGRTLGEELDQLAAFAQDVVRPLDNPIYPQGGIAFLRGNLAPDGAIIKQSAASPELMEHEGRVVVFDGLEDLAQRIDDPALDVEAHDILVLKNIGPKGAPGMPEAGYIPIPRKLARAGVKDMVRISDGRMSGTAGGTIILHVTPEAAVGGPLALIESGDRLRLSVSERRLELLVSDEELARRRDAVELPERREGDERGYRKLFLETVTQADQGCDFDFLRSLDESGSVPLRK
- a CDS encoding Bug family tripartite tricarboxylate transporter substrate binding protein gives rise to the protein MKINLKLSAAVLTAVTAFSVPFAAQAEYVAGDDVAVLQGFKPGGGSDVLAQLVQPYLSKNLGVNFVNEYIPGATGAIAWTRLARQSKKDGSVISITNTPMLMTNYIMNDAITYNIKDLTPIANVVTDPGIAVVAKDSPYNSIEDLLAAAKEKPGRITVGNSGMGGDDFFTTLLIEKATGLSFKKVPFQGDGPSATAAMGNKIDVSFNNVGTVYSQVKSGNLKALAVFADERVDSLPDVPTLKEKGVDVVAGSSRGYSAPAGIPAEARQQLIAAFEALKDDQAFLEDAKKRALNIDIVTGDEYGQMFEQMETEFQGIWKEVGGQQQ